A single genomic interval of Mucilaginibacter boryungensis harbors:
- a CDS encoding HAD-IIA family hydrolase, translated as MHTRDFRWIVDQYDIIFLDAFGVIKNYKGLVPGIENTFAYLESQNKEYYIVTNDASRSPFQLAESYHKKGLTAITQDRIISSGMLAKEYLDLKVPEGIVAYLGTPDSAHYIESSGLHTLPVSELDDVNINEVSALVFLDDEGFDWFNDLNKCVNLLRKRNIPAIVANTDRAYPLNLHDVSIAIGGLANMVESIVGKKFIRFGKPDSQMFMFAYDLIRDRRSIDKKDIVMVGDTLQTDIMGGNKFGLDTVLVLSGNTQAIDAETRINATGIVPTYISESAVIE; from the coding sequence ATGCATACCCGCGATTTCAGGTGGATAGTTGATCAGTACGACATTATATTTCTTGATGCGTTTGGTGTAATAAAGAATTATAAAGGTTTGGTGCCGGGGATTGAAAACACATTTGCCTATCTCGAATCTCAAAATAAGGAATACTATATTGTTACCAATGATGCCTCCCGTAGTCCATTTCAATTAGCTGAATCGTACCACAAAAAAGGATTAACCGCAATTACCCAAGATAGGATCATATCATCGGGGATGCTGGCTAAAGAATACCTGGATTTGAAAGTACCCGAAGGGATTGTAGCGTATTTAGGTACGCCCGATTCTGCACATTATATAGAAAGCTCGGGGCTGCATACATTACCCGTAAGTGAATTAGATGATGTTAATATCAACGAAGTAAGCGCACTGGTGTTTCTGGATGATGAAGGGTTTGATTGGTTTAACGATCTGAATAAATGTGTAAACCTGCTGCGTAAACGTAATATCCCGGCTATTGTTGCTAATACCGATAGGGCATACCCGCTAAATTTACATGACGTATCGATAGCTATTGGCGGCTTAGCAAATATGGTAGAAAGCATTGTAGGCAAGAAATTTATACGCTTTGGCAAACCCGATTCGCAGATGTTCATGTTTGCTTATGATTTGATACGGGACAGACGATCTATCGATAAAAAAGATATTGTAATGGTAGGAGACACCCTGCAGACCGATATTATGGGCGGCAATAAGTTTGGACTGGATACGGTACTGGTACTTTCGGGCAATACCCAGGCAATAGATGCCGAAACACGCATTAACGCCACGGGTATTGTACCCACTTATATTAGCGAATCGGCTGTAATAGAATAA